From a region of the Schistocerca nitens isolate TAMUIC-IGC-003100 chromosome 8, iqSchNite1.1, whole genome shotgun sequence genome:
- the LOC126199191 gene encoding uncharacterized protein LOC126199191, translated as MPRSSKVFKKVRKCQASRCSKDNLKTSPIITNGNDTSTKKASASRRKIDSCQSLDDCGSDTQATSGFRLIDLKILSDIISSACVCADCGAKSLRLYDEENRIGIVCMLHLTCESCHSDTAFRTSASSNRIYEANMRLIYGMRCLGIGREGTRLFCGIMNMPQPSARYTTGNKTLLSALQEEVEENLKSSAKEAVKMNSELKTEADNTPDTDLCVSCDGTWMKRGHTSLYGVSSVISVDTGKILDVQVMSKYCYSCVLGKRAGEVEENKWQVEHKKVCCRNYSGSSGGMEPAAMKLMFHRSVEKYGVRYTKYLGDGDSSSFKTVLESEPYGPHCAIEKLECVGHVQKRMGGRLLKLKRELKGRKLEDGKLLGGPNRLTDKEIHSLQVYYGKAIRDNSGNLNNMQKAVWSIYFHKLSTDDKPVHNLCDISWCKFKQAERDGMNYSHKHSLPVAVLSAIKPTFRCLAEPDLLRKCVHGKTQNPNESYNSLIWKRCPKTTFVSTIIVEIAAYDACLVFNNGNLGRIKTLQRLGFHPGAFTYSILKDIDDKRVAAADITANKIEQQVNQRRQAKKRLLADEEEYAYGLH; from the coding sequence ATGCCGCGTTCTAGTAAGGTGTTTAAAAAGGTTAGAAAGTGTCAAGCTTCTCGATGTAGTAAAGACAACTTGAAAACCAGCCCCATAATAACAAATGGAAACGATACTTCAACCAAGAAAGCGAGTGCTTCGAGAAGGAAAATTGACAGCTGTCAATCACTTGATGATTGTGGCTCAGACACTCAAGCTACTAGTGGTTTTAggcttattgatttgaaaatactaTCTGATATTATATCATCTGCTTGTGTATGTGCTGACTGTGGTGCAAAAAGTTTGAGATTATATGACGAAGAAAACAGAATTGGAATAGTGTGTATGTTGCATCTTACTTGTGAAAGCTGTCATTCAGACACTGCTTTTAGAACTTCGGCATCAAGTAACCGGATATATGAAGCAAATATGCGTTTAATATATGGCATGAGATGTTTGGGCATAGGCAGGGAAGGTACCAGACTGTTTTGTGGGATCATGAACATGCCACAACCAAGTGCTAGGTACACCACTGGAAATAAAACACTGCTAAGTGCTCTTCAAGAGGAAGTGGAAGAAAACTTGAAGTCCTCTGCAAAGGAAGCTGTGAAGATGAATAGTGAACTAAAGACAGAAGCAGATAACACGCCAGACACCGATTTGTGTGTGTCATGTGATGGAACGTGGATGAAGCGTGGACATACATCACTGTATGGAGTATCATCTGTCATTAGTGTTGATACTGGAAAAATTCTTGACGTTCAGGTAATGAGCAAATATTGCTATAGCTGTGTACTCGGAAAGAGAGCTggtgaagtggaagaaaataagtggCAGGTTGAACACAAGAAAGTGTGCTGTAGAAATTATTCTGGTTCTAGTGGTGGAATGGAACCTGCAGCTATGAAACTTATGTTCCATCGAAGTGTGGAAAAGTACGGTGTTAGATACacaaaataccttggtgatggtgactcCAGCTCCTTCAAAACTGTTTTGGAAAGTGAACCTTATGGTCCCCATTGTgctatagaaaagttggaatgtgttggacaTGTGCAAAAACGAATGGGaggcagacttttaaaattgaaacGTGAATTGAAGGGCAGgaaacttgaggatggaaaactttTAGGTGGTCCCAACAGACTCACAGACAAAGAAATTCATTCTTTACAAGTGTACTATGGCAAGGCAATAAGGGACAACAGTGGAAATTTGAATAACATGCAGAAGGCTGTGTGGTCTATTTATTTTCATAAACTATCCACAGATGACAAACCTGTACataatttgtgtgacatatcgtgGTGCAAATTCAAGCAGGCTGAGCGTGATGGCATGAACTATTCACACAAGCACAGTTTACCTGTGGCTGTTTTAAGTGCTATAAAACCAACATTTAGGTGTTTAGCAGAGCCAGACCTCCTACGAAAGTGTgtgcatggaaagacacaaaacccTAATGAAAGTTACAACTCACTGATTTGGAAACGTTGCCCAAAAACAACATTTGTTTCAACAATTATTGTTGAAATTGCTGCATatgatgcttgtttagtttttaacaaTGGTAATCTTGGAAGAATAAAAACTCTACAGAGGCTAGGATTTCATCCAGGAGCTTTCACCTATTCAATATTGAAGGACATCGATGACAAAAGAGTTGCTGCGGCTGATATTACAGCCAATAAAATTGAACAGCAGGTTAACCAAAGAAGACAAGCAAAGAAGAGACTGCTTGCAGATGAAGAGGAGTATGCATATGGCTTGCACTAG